The following are encoded together in the Brassica napus cultivar Da-Ae chromosome A9, Da-Ae, whole genome shotgun sequence genome:
- the LOC106372124 gene encoding uncharacterized protein LOC106372124: protein MAMKPNGKSIVSSGYDEKVMFFKDVSLGHHEAQLRFRLIHFWEAWNPVKKTFIGLEMLLIDEQTLLLLRYRKLNRDHTATVSFSWDSKLSVLRDCRTPFDEDSFRFHSYEEFQANSDLKGDLFDVVGHMKLVDSQSINKFPVLDEVEIAKARRLLVHIQSHDGPVMKLYLWDQAARKFCKKFNSYENTPTVLLVTTVNTKTLGGTLALAPMSSSRVVMKYDVQPTIDYFGCPGSSNQHNRAKT, encoded by the exons ATGGCGATGAAACCGAATGGGAAGTCAATTGTCTCCTCTGGTTACGATGAGAAAGTCATGTTCTTCAAAGATGTCTCGCTGGGTCACCACGAAGCTCAGTTGCGATTTCGCCTCATCCATTTTTGGGAGGCTTGGAACCCAGTAAAGAAGACGTTTATCGGCCTGGAGATGCTACTCATCGATGAACAG ACTTTGTTGCTGCTTAGATACAGAAAACTCAACCGTGATCATACCGCAACCGTGTCGTTCTCATGGGACTCAAAACTGTCGGTTCTTCGAGACTGTCGCACCCCTTTTGATGAAGACAGTTTCCGGTTTCATTCGTATGAAGAGTTTCAAGCTAACTCTGATCTCAAGGGAGATCTCTTCG ATGTTGTGGGCCACATGAAGTTGGTTGATAGTCAGAGTATCAATAAGTTCCCCGTGCTTGACGAAGTGGAGATAGCAAAGGCGAGGCGTCTGCTGGTTCATATCCAGTCACATGA TGGACCCGTGATGAAGCTTTACCTTTGGGATCAGGCTGCAAGAAAATTCTGCAAAAAGTTCAATTCATACGAAAATACACCCACCGTGTTACTGGTCACGACCGTAAACACGAAGACTCTCGGAG GTACTCTTGCCTTGGCACCAATGTCCTCCTCGCGTGTAGTTATGAAATACGATGTCCAACCTACTATCGATTACTTCGGCTGTCCCGGAAGCTCTAATCAGCACAATCGGGCAAAGACATAA
- the LOC106381887 gene encoding protein NIM1-INTERACTING 1, with amino-acid sequence MYPKQLNLHDCPSSALKTMKNEKDQNVEIKEVNMIDKREREEEEEEEEEEERKIDTFFKLIKTYQEARKRRREEFTGNSGEARKKWNGGERSCVVVPAFLPEDFSECRMDLKPVMVVADRKEDDIKLKEEEDEEAKKEGQEEKGLDLNLAL; translated from the coding sequence ATGTATCCCAAACAACTTAATCTACACGATTGCCCCTCTAGTGCCCTTAAGACCATGAAGAACGAGAAGGACCAAAATGTGGAGATCAAGGAGGTCAACATGATcgacaagagagaaagagaagaggaagaggaagaggaagaggaagaagagaggaagATTGATACGTTCTTTAAGCTTATCAAAACGTATCAAGAAGCACGAAAACGAAGACGTGAAGAGTTCACTGGGAACTCTGGCGAGGCGAGGAAGAAATGGAACGGCGGAGAGAGATCATGCGTTGTGGTCCCGGCGTTTCTTCCGGAAGATTTCTCTGAGTGTCGTATGGATTTGAAGCCAGTGATGGTTGTTGCTGATCGCAAGGAAGATGATATCAAGttgaaagaagaggaagatgaagaagcaaaGAAGGAGGGACAAGAAGAGAAGGGTTTAGATCTTAATCTTGCGTTGTAG
- the LOC106352657 gene encoding ADP-ribosylation factor 1 isoform X1 gives MGTTLGKPFAGIFQETEPRIVFFGLPGTGKSSILHKLKTGEVLSTNIPTVGLDMESFKYKNSSFCFVEMGGQYRYKMIPLWKHYFQQVSGFVYVVDTKDRERMEEAKSFLHMVMDEIQGNVPDNVAVLVYANKHEVPGAMTAYEISNELDLASLRQKTWQRNW, from the exons ATGGGGACAACACTGGGGAAGCCATTTGCTGGTATATTCCAAGAAACCGAACCGAGAATAGTGTTTTTCGGCCTCCCCGGTACTGGAAAATCATCTATACTCCACAAACTCAAAACCGGTGAAGTGCTTTCCACAAACATCCCCACCGTTG GATTAGACATGGAAAGCTTTAAATACAAGAACTCGAGCTTCTGTTTCGTTGAAATGGGCGGGCAATATCGGTATAAG ATGATACCGTTATGGAAACATTACTTTCAACAAGTATCAGGGTTTGTGTACGTGGTCGATACCAAAGACAGAGAGCGAATGGAAGAGGCAAAGAGTTTCCTTCACATGGTGATGGATGAG ATACAGGGGAATGTACCGGACAATGTTGCTGTTCTTGTTTATGCAAACAAGCATGAGGTTCCCGGTGCTATGACTGCATATGAGATCAGTAACGAACTTGATCTCGCTTCTCTTCGTCAAAAAACCTGGCAAAGAAACTGGTAA
- the LOC106352657 gene encoding ADP-ribosylation factor 1 isoform X2, with the protein MGTTLGKPFAGIFQETEPRIVFFGLPGTGKSSILHKLKTGEVLSTNIPTVGLDMESFKYKNSSFCFVEMGGQYRYKMIPLWKHYFQQVSGFVYVVDTKDRERMEEAKSFLHMVMDEIQGNVPDNVAVLVYANKHEVPGAMTAYEISNELDLASLRQKTWQRNWHVQSSCALSGDGLHEGLDWLLKNAERM; encoded by the exons ATGGGGACAACACTGGGGAAGCCATTTGCTGGTATATTCCAAGAAACCGAACCGAGAATAGTGTTTTTCGGCCTCCCCGGTACTGGAAAATCATCTATACTCCACAAACTCAAAACCGGTGAAGTGCTTTCCACAAACATCCCCACCGTTG GATTAGACATGGAAAGCTTTAAATACAAGAACTCGAGCTTCTGTTTCGTTGAAATGGGCGGGCAATATCGGTATAAG ATGATACCGTTATGGAAACATTACTTTCAACAAGTATCAGGGTTTGTGTACGTGGTCGATACCAAAGACAGAGAGCGAATGGAAGAGGCAAAGAGTTTCCTTCACATGGTGATGGATGAG ATACAGGGGAATGTACCGGACAATGTTGCTGTTCTTGTTTATGCAAACAAGCATGAGGTTCCCGGTGCTATGACTGCATATGAGATCAGTAACGAACTTGATCTCGCTTCTCTTCGTCAAAAAACCTGGCAAAGAAACTG GCATGTTCAGAGCTCATGTGCACTAAGTGGTGACGGTTTACATGAAGGACTCGACTGGCTCCTGAAAAATGCTGAGAGAATGTAA
- the LOC106352648 gene encoding cytochrome c oxidase assembly protein COX11, mitochondrial gives MSWSKACRGTRISSYLENLHRTSLHSTRSVPLVPWPRYGNQYNLQSKRGIWGSSSSFFPLNSHSAAAKSMLLSGAHRQYSTQSITETKSKKMLYYLTAVVFGMVGLTYAAVPLYRTFCQATGYGGTVQRKETVEEKIARHSESGTVTEREIVVQFNADVADGMQWKFTPTQREVRVKPGESALAFYTAENKSSAPITGVSTYNVTPMKAGVYFNKIQCFCFEEQRLLPGEQIDMPVFFYIDPEFETDPRMDGINNLILSYTFFKVSEENTSDSVDNKSSVPVQETK, from the exons ATTCAACGAG GAGCGTGCCTCTTGTTCCTTGGCCTCGTTATGGCAATCAGTATAATCTCCAAAGCAAGAGAGGGATTTGGGGAAGCTCATCTTCGTTTTTCCCTTTGAATTCTCATTCCGCTGCTGCTAAATCGATGTTGCTTAGTGGTGCACATCGCCAGTATTCAACTCAGTCAATAACAGAAACCAAATCAAAGAAAATGCTTTATTACCTAACTGCTGTAGTCTTTGGCATGGTGGGGCTAACGTACGCCGCTGTGCCATTGTATAGAACGTTCTGCCAAGCTACTGGTTATGGAGGTACTGTTCAACGCAAAGAG ACTGTTGAGGAGAAGATTGCTAGGCATTCAGAATCTGGCACCGTCACCGAAAG GGAGATTGTGGTGCAGTTCAATGCTGATGTTGCAGATGGGATGCAGTGGAAGTTCACTCCAACTCAAAGAGAG GTGAGAGTAAAGCCAGGAGAAAGCGCTCTGGCCTTTTACACTGCTGAAAACAAAAGTTCAGCTCCAATAACCGGAGTCTCGACGTACAATGTCACTCCCATGAAG GCGGGAGTTTATTTCAACAAGATACAGTGTTTTTGCTTTGAGGAGCAGCGACTTCTTCCCGGAGAACAGATCGACATGCCG GTCTTCTTCTATATTGATCCGGAGTTTGAGACTGATCCAAGAATGGACGGAATCAACAATCTGATATTGTCTTACACTTTCTTCAAAGTGTCCGAGGAAAATACTTCAGATTCGGTCGACAATAAAAGCTCTGTTCCAGTTCAAGAAACCAAGTAA